In Candidatus Chlorohelix allophototropha, one DNA window encodes the following:
- a CDS encoding adenylate/guanylate cyclase domain-containing protein has product MTTLPEALASYVPFLVVQRGLDPFAIYDQPQVDHFPAATLFADISGFTTLAEQLAQRGPVGAEILSALLNNYFGQLIECVLLNGGDVVKFAGDGVLAVWNVRNTKDNLETAILRATQCAIEIQGRLNDYAPSEVARLFMRIGIGAGELFTIHLGGVNFQDKNGNQLPPRWEVQLTGTPLTQMNKATGVARPGEVLLSPEAWELVRQKCRGKLREGGNVNLSAVLEPPEPAILFLPETSPEAELRIRSYIPETVLARLNTGQSDWLEELRRITVLFINLPTFNFSEKGTLEKAQSLLQELQKIIYHYEGSINKLSVDDKGATLVAGFGMPPLAHEDDPVRGLKAALTIQAKMQELGYRKPIGVSTGRVFCGLVGNEMRREYTIIGDVVNLAARLMQASEDEILCDTATFHASQSNFNFESLSPITLKGKRGLVAVFRPTETVKRDSRQFNTLIGRKKELLPLEEKLVVLKTEKQGGVILIEGEAGIGKSRLVQELIRKAGEMRVTVFSGAGDSIEKSTPYYAWRSIFSQLFDLEVLAEPEDRRRHILDLLELEPDLLKLAPLLNTVLMLDLPENEITTQITGQARADNTLYMLLKALQVSTARSPKVAVLEDAHWLDSLSWDLAVQASREVPHLLLLIALRPLEETNASDLRQLAQAKEAIALQLDTLSPKDVVELACERLGVEELPEPVANLIRNKAQGNPFFVEELAYALRDAGVIQIIENECRIAPSAGDLSNLNLPDTVEGVITSRIDLLSPEQQLTLKTASVIGRIFAYRILRDIYPVEQDRAQLPDHLSIMAQLDLTPLESPDPDLTYIFKHVITQEVTYNLMLFSQRRQLHRAIGEWYEQTYTDDLTPLYSLLAHHWSKAEVGLKALEYLAKAGEEALRGGSYQESVRFFSEALVISGERFGVNAENNLNPQGSLHAQWERQLGEAHYGLGNLEESRVHLEKALAILGVPFPETRRKLALSLIKQAGLQTLHRVRGKSGLVRRLLPPKSELDSETLLQAAQAYEGLGLVHYFDNATLPTVYASFQAINLAEYTKQTPERARLYANMCVALSLMGLGQFAEAYDQKAGKMVLNIEQSPVKAWVFQATGTYRLGKGDWKRACESLENAVHINEEFGNRRSWEESVALLGYVAQYRGEYAEASEYYNELYNRARSNGHAQAQAWALLGQAACTLRTGKSSEVTGYLERASSLLTEALDKVDEIRFYGLLASARLRLQEWQYAARQAAATAARLIAQSHPSTVYSYEGYSGVAEVYLGLWESESSTSAAKGFRFSLGEIRDSTLKACKAMDKYARIFPIGLPRATLYRGLYYWLSENTVKAHKLWNNSLSHAMRLDMPYEQGLAHFEIGRHSHGEERKTHLNCAIEIFDHLNTPFDLERARTILYGK; this is encoded by the coding sequence ATGACAACGCTACCGGAAGCGCTCGCCAGTTATGTTCCATTTCTGGTAGTGCAAAGAGGACTTGATCCCTTTGCCATTTATGATCAACCCCAAGTTGATCATTTCCCCGCCGCTACTCTGTTCGCCGATATTTCAGGTTTTACTACCCTCGCCGAGCAATTGGCGCAGCGCGGACCGGTTGGCGCTGAAATTCTCAGTGCCTTGCTTAACAATTACTTCGGACAACTAATCGAATGTGTGCTTTTAAACGGCGGGGATGTAGTAAAATTTGCCGGAGACGGGGTGTTAGCGGTATGGAATGTGCGCAACACCAAAGATAACCTTGAAACTGCCATCTTACGTGCTACCCAATGTGCTATCGAGATTCAAGGCAGGCTGAACGATTACGCCCCCTCTGAAGTAGCCCGTCTGTTCATGCGAATCGGTATTGGGGCAGGAGAGCTATTCACCATCCATTTGGGTGGGGTTAATTTTCAGGACAAAAATGGCAACCAACTACCGCCACGCTGGGAAGTACAACTCACTGGCACTCCTTTGACTCAAATGAACAAGGCTACCGGAGTTGCTCGACCCGGTGAAGTGCTTCTATCACCCGAAGCATGGGAACTGGTAAGACAAAAATGCCGTGGAAAGCTTCGAGAAGGTGGGAATGTTAACCTTTCAGCGGTGCTAGAACCACCTGAACCCGCGATTCTTTTCTTACCGGAAACCTCGCCTGAAGCTGAACTTAGAATTCGTTCTTATATACCGGAAACGGTGTTGGCACGCCTCAATACCGGACAAAGCGATTGGCTGGAAGAGTTAAGGCGCATTACAGTGCTATTCATTAATCTTCCCACCTTTAATTTTTCTGAAAAAGGAACGTTAGAAAAAGCGCAATCCCTATTACAAGAATTGCAAAAAATCATCTACCATTATGAAGGGAGCATCAATAAGCTAAGCGTAGATGATAAAGGCGCTACATTGGTTGCCGGGTTTGGTATGCCACCGTTGGCGCATGAAGATGATCCGGTACGAGGCTTGAAAGCCGCTCTGACAATTCAAGCGAAGATGCAGGAATTGGGATACCGCAAGCCTATTGGAGTATCCACCGGGCGCGTCTTTTGCGGACTGGTAGGCAACGAAATGCGGCGCGAATACACCATAATAGGGGATGTGGTAAACCTTGCGGCGCGACTTATGCAAGCAAGCGAAGACGAAATCCTGTGTGACACCGCTACTTTTCACGCAAGCCAATCAAATTTTAATTTTGAATCTCTTTCGCCTATCACCTTGAAGGGTAAACGTGGACTGGTTGCAGTATTTCGTCCTACCGAAACGGTAAAACGCGACTCCCGTCAGTTTAATACGCTGATAGGGCGCAAAAAAGAATTGCTACCGCTTGAAGAAAAGCTGGTAGTTTTGAAAACAGAGAAACAAGGAGGGGTTATCCTAATCGAGGGCGAGGCTGGCATCGGAAAATCGCGCCTCGTACAGGAATTGATACGCAAGGCTGGTGAAATGCGTGTCACGGTTTTCTCAGGGGCAGGTGACTCGATTGAGAAATCCACGCCTTATTATGCTTGGCGCAGTATTTTCAGCCAACTTTTCGACCTTGAGGTTTTGGCTGAACCTGAAGACCGCCGCCGCCATATTCTCGACCTGCTAGAGCTTGAGCCTGACCTCCTGAAACTTGCGCCATTACTAAATACCGTTCTGATGCTTGATTTGCCTGAAAATGAGATAACCACCCAAATTACAGGGCAAGCACGCGCCGACAATACTCTTTATATGCTGCTAAAAGCTTTACAAGTTTCAACGGCGCGTTCCCCTAAAGTAGCAGTATTGGAAGACGCGCATTGGCTAGATTCGCTTTCGTGGGACTTGGCAGTACAAGCCAGCCGTGAAGTACCGCACCTTTTGCTATTAATTGCTTTACGTCCGCTTGAAGAAACAAATGCCTCTGATTTGCGGCAATTAGCCCAAGCTAAAGAAGCTATAGCATTACAACTGGATACCTTGTCACCAAAAGACGTAGTTGAATTGGCATGTGAACGGTTGGGGGTAGAAGAATTACCCGAACCGGTGGCAAATTTAATACGCAACAAAGCGCAGGGTAATCCTTTCTTTGTAGAGGAACTGGCTTACGCTTTAAGAGATGCAGGGGTAATCCAAATCATTGAAAACGAGTGCCGGATTGCGCCTTCCGCCGGAGACTTGAGCAATCTTAACTTGCCTGATACGGTTGAAGGAGTTATCACTAGCCGCATAGATTTACTTAGCCCAGAACAGCAATTAACTCTTAAAACTGCCAGTGTAATCGGGCGCATTTTCGCCTACCGTATCCTGCGTGATATCTACCCGGTAGAACAAGATAGGGCGCAGTTACCCGACCACCTTTCAATAATGGCGCAACTAGATTTAACACCGCTGGAATCGCCAGACCCCGATCTTACCTATATATTCAAGCATGTAATTACACAGGAAGTTACTTATAATCTCATGCTTTTCTCGCAAAGGCGGCAATTGCATCGTGCAATCGGAGAGTGGTATGAGCAAACCTATACGGATGACCTAACGCCGCTTTACTCGTTGCTGGCACACCATTGGAGTAAAGCCGAAGTCGGGCTGAAAGCACTCGAATATCTGGCTAAAGCTGGAGAAGAAGCGCTTCGAGGCGGTTCATACCAAGAGTCGGTGCGTTTTTTCAGTGAAGCGTTGGTAATTTCGGGTGAGCGATTTGGGGTTAACGCTGAGAATAACCTGAATCCGCAAGGCTCGTTACATGCACAATGGGAACGTCAACTTGGAGAGGCGCATTATGGGCTGGGTAATCTTGAGGAAAGCCGAGTGCATCTTGAAAAAGCACTGGCTATTCTGGGCGTACCCTTTCCTGAAACGCGCCGGAAATTGGCGTTAAGCCTAATAAAACAGGCGGGCTTACAAACTTTGCACCGCGTTAGGGGAAAATCCGGGCTGGTAAGACGCTTATTGCCGCCAAAATCAGAACTCGACTCCGAAACCTTATTGCAAGCGGCGCAGGCTTATGAAGGATTAGGGCTGGTTCATTATTTTGATAACGCTACATTGCCTACGGTTTATGCATCCTTTCAGGCAATAAATCTGGCGGAATATACTAAGCAAACTCCAGAACGCGCCCGACTTTACGCAAATATGTGTGTGGCGCTTAGTTTGATGGGACTAGGACAGTTTGCCGAAGCTTACGACCAGAAAGCCGGGAAAATGGTACTAAATATTGAACAATCTCCGGTTAAAGCATGGGTTTTTCAAGCCACCGGAACCTATCGTCTGGGCAAAGGAGATTGGAAAAGAGCCTGTGAATCCCTTGAAAATGCGGTACATATTAACGAGGAGTTTGGCAACCGCCGCAGTTGGGAGGAAAGTGTAGCCTTGTTGGGATATGTGGCACAATATCGAGGCGAGTATGCTGAAGCCTCAGAATACTATAACGAGCTTTATAACAGGGCACGCAGCAACGGACATGCACAGGCACAGGCATGGGCGCTATTAGGACAAGCAGCTTGTACTTTACGCACCGGAAAAAGCAGTGAGGTAACCGGATACTTGGAAAGGGCTTCAAGCTTGTTGACTGAAGCGCTTGATAAAGTGGATGAAATCCGTTTTTATGGGTTGCTGGCTTCGGCTCGTTTGCGTTTGCAGGAATGGCAATATGCTGCTCGGCAAGCAGCGGCTACTGCCGCCCGGTTAATAGCACAATCTCACCCTTCGACCGTATATTCTTATGAAGGTTATAGCGGTGTGGCAGAAGTGTATCTGGGACTTTGGGAGAGTGAATCAAGCACCAGCGCAGCTAAAGGGTTTCGATTTTCACTTGGCGAAATACGTGACTCGACTTTAAAAGCCTGTAAAGCTATGGATAAATACGCGCGCATTTTTCCGATTGGTTTACCACGCGCTACACTGTATCGTGGCTTGTACTACTGGCTTTCAGAAAACACAGTGAAAGCACATAAACTATGGAACAATAGCCTTAGCCATGCTATGCGATTGGATATGCCCTACGAGCAAGGGCTAGCACATTTTGAAATCGGCAGACACAGTCATGGCGAAGAACGTAAAACCCATTTGAATTGTGCTATTGAAATATTCGACCACCTTAACACCCCCTTTGACCTCGAACGAGCCAGAACCATTTTGTACGGGAAATAA
- a CDS encoding SIMPL domain-containing protein, which translates to MNLKRASLFIGVVLVAAIAGVLGGLIFTSKPSNNAVAQSVSANGSQNGVAVSGEGWVLVKPDLLRFNVGVTLKAATVTDAQKQTADKMDVITAALKAQNIKDEDIQTSGYSVNPNYIYNQGQSPILDGYNVNSTIAVTVRDLNKAGAILDEVGKAGANQIYGIAFGRDKEIDLIKQARVSAMADARTKAEQLSQAGGFTLGGVINVTEIGASRSNDYAKDQMVAMPSGGGDTSTTIQGGQFKVVVNVQVTYAIK; encoded by the coding sequence ATGAATCTGAAACGGGCAAGTTTATTTATCGGTGTGGTATTGGTTGCAGCAATAGCAGGCGTGTTGGGGGGATTGATTTTTACCAGCAAGCCTTCAAATAATGCTGTAGCACAAAGTGTCTCCGCCAATGGCTCACAGAATGGCGTAGCGGTCAGCGGCGAAGGTTGGGTATTGGTGAAGCCGGATTTGCTACGCTTCAATGTGGGTGTCACTCTAAAAGCGGCAACCGTAACGGACGCACAGAAACAAACCGCCGACAAGATGGATGTTATTACCGCTGCTCTAAAGGCACAAAACATTAAAGATGAGGACATTCAGACTTCGGGGTACAGCGTCAACCCTAACTATATCTATAATCAAGGGCAATCTCCAATCTTAGACGGCTACAATGTCAACTCAACCATCGCAGTTACAGTGCGCGATTTGAACAAAGCAGGCGCAATTCTGGATGAAGTGGGCAAAGCAGGCGCAAACCAGATTTATGGTATAGCCTTCGGGCGCGACAAAGAAATTGACCTGATTAAACAGGCTCGCGTTAGCGCAATGGCAGATGCCCGCACCAAAGCCGAGCAATTATCGCAAGCGGGCGGCTTTACGCTAGGTGGCGTGATTAATGTAACCGAAATTGGGGCAAGTCGTTCCAATGATTACGCCAAAGACCAAATGGTTGCCATGCCCTCCGGTGGCGGCGATACTTCTACAACCATTCAGGGTGGACAATTCAAAGTAGTGGTAAATGTGCAGGTAACTTACGCTATCAAGTAA
- a CDS encoding cytochrome c biogenesis CcdA family protein, with translation MVLQPLWEQLAANQGLGASLVAQTTSAPDYIATFFEGLLSFLAPCVLPLVPGYLSYISGVSVAKAARTVKNPAMAISTNANNGGAVALQTNPHEAEEEVAQISGADTRRVLFSSLLFVAGFTTIFILFFGFFNFITDTFGDIRTPVRLAAGLLVIFFGLHFLGIFRIGFLDMERRFNLNRIKRASYIGAYFLGGAFAFGWTPCVGPFLTAAIFTAEQSNGWEGATLMLIYSAGLGIPFILAGLFFNRMLGFIARLRHHYQIIEIASGILLLLVGFLLITNNLSAITQELSKFRFF, from the coding sequence ATGGTTTTACAGCCACTCTGGGAGCAACTGGCAGCAAATCAAGGTTTGGGAGCAAGCCTCGTAGCGCAAACCACTAGTGCACCGGATTACATAGCCACTTTTTTTGAAGGGCTACTCTCATTCCTTGCGCCATGTGTTTTACCGCTCGTACCGGGCTATCTTTCATACATAAGCGGGGTATCGGTAGCAAAAGCTGCCCGCACCGTCAAAAACCCGGCAATGGCGATTTCTACGAATGCAAACAATGGCGGAGCAGTGGCGTTGCAAACAAATCCACATGAAGCTGAAGAGGAAGTAGCTCAAATCAGTGGAGCGGATACCCGGCGTGTTCTCTTTTCCTCTCTGCTGTTTGTAGCCGGATTTACCACTATTTTTATTCTGTTTTTCGGCTTCTTCAACTTCATTACGGATACTTTCGGCGACATTCGGACTCCGGTGCGGTTAGCGGCAGGTTTGCTGGTAATATTCTTCGGTTTGCATTTTCTGGGCATCTTCCGAATCGGCTTCTTGGATATGGAGCGCCGCTTCAACCTGAATCGCATCAAGCGAGCCAGCTATATCGGCGCATACTTTTTGGGAGGCGCGTTTGCTTTCGGCTGGACACCTTGCGTGGGACCTTTTCTCACCGCCGCTATTTTCACGGCTGAACAAAGTAATGGCTGGGAAGGCGCAACCTTGATGCTAATTTATTCGGCAGGGTTAGGCATTCCTTTTATTTTGGCGGGTTTGTTTTTTAATCGCATGCTGGGCTTTATCGCTCGTTTGCGCCACCATTACCAGATTATTGAAATTGCGAGCGGGATTCTATTACTGCTGGTCGGATTTCTATTGATTACCAACAACTTGAGCGCAATTACTCAAGAACTTTCCAAATTCAGATTTTTCTAA
- a CDS encoding tetratricopeptide repeat protein has translation MAQSDSDYKSLIEQAERALINEEWQYALTLFEQLLPLAPDTAERAEVLNGRGVALLKLERYEEAIAVLEEAQKLEPGKAEVYFNRALICESIGDFEGALAFYNQTIELKPDDAEAYFRRGGIYFQSHQFEETVADNTRAIELHSGEAVTGPYIARGLAYHQLEQYPDALKDYSQALEIDPRGAADAYFYRALIHIDMEEALPARADLQAYLLMTDDSDGLLATQAREIIEVLDNEA, from the coding sequence ATGGCACAATCGGACTCGGATTATAAATCGCTGATAGAGCAGGCTGAACGGGCGCTGATTAATGAGGAGTGGCAATACGCGCTAACATTGTTCGAACAGTTGCTACCGCTTGCACCTGACACCGCAGAACGCGCAGAAGTATTGAACGGGCGCGGGGTGGCATTGCTAAAACTGGAACGCTACGAAGAAGCAATCGCCGTGCTGGAAGAAGCGCAGAAACTAGAACCGGGAAAGGCTGAAGTTTATTTCAACCGCGCCTTAATCTGCGAGAGTATCGGCGATTTTGAGGGAGCGTTGGCTTTTTACAACCAGACGATTGAGCTTAAACCGGACGATGCTGAAGCCTATTTTCGGCGCGGTGGCATATATTTTCAGAGCCATCAGTTTGAAGAAACCGTTGCCGATAACACGCGCGCTATCGAATTACACAGCGGCGAAGCGGTTACGGGTCCCTATATTGCGCGAGGGCTGGCTTATCATCAGTTAGAACAATACCCTGATGCCTTGAAGGATTATTCGCAGGCGCTTGAAATTGACCCGCGCGGAGCGGCTGATGCCTATTTCTACCGCGCGCTGATTCATATTGACATGGAAGAAGCTTTACCCGCGCGCGCCGACTTGCAGGCTTACCTGCTGATGACCGATGACTCGGATGGGTTGCTGGCTACGCAGGCGCGCGAAATAATTGAAGTGCTGGATAACGAGGCTTAA
- a CDS encoding CaiB/BaiF CoA transferase family protein encodes MDTFPYAEKLLKEKPNLPLAGIKVIDMTRLLPGPYATMLLGDLGADVLKIEDPQLGDYLRWRGPYINGEGASFLVLNRNKRSMTLNLKHAEARDIFLKVVADADILMESFRPGVLDKLGVGYAQLKEINPRLIYCAISGYGQDGPYAQRAGHDLNYIGYAGALGQTGRAGEAPALPGVQIADLGGGGMLSLVGILAAVEGRHRTGEGRFVDISMTEGVASWLTYMAGDYFASGETQKRGSGRLNGGLPEYGVYETSDGKWLTVGALEEKFFERMCNLIELPQYKNDVQSEGARADEIRAAFTTRFKQKTREEWLSLLAGEETCVGPVYEIDEALNDPQMQARGFVTEIEHPKAGLIKQLGCPMKMDELPANDVLRVPPPSFGEHTAELLRGLGFSAAEIERLKKEKAI; translated from the coding sequence ATGGATACTTTTCCTTACGCCGAAAAATTGCTCAAAGAAAAACCAAATTTGCCGTTGGCGGGTATTAAAGTTATTGATATGACTCGGCTTTTGCCCGGTCCCTACGCCACTATGTTGCTGGGCGACCTCGGCGCAGATGTGCTGAAAATTGAAGACCCGCAACTGGGGGATTATTTGCGCTGGCGCGGTCCTTATATCAACGGCGAAGGAGCAAGTTTTCTGGTGCTGAATCGCAACAAGCGCAGCATGACCCTGAATTTAAAGCACGCAGAGGCACGCGATATTTTTCTGAAGGTGGTCGCCGATGCAGATATTTTGATGGAGAGCTTCCGTCCGGGCGTGTTGGACAAACTAGGAGTGGGTTATGCACAATTGAAAGAAATCAACCCGCGCTTGATTTATTGCGCCATCAGCGGATACGGTCAGGATGGGCCTTACGCCCAACGTGCCGGACACGACTTGAATTATATCGGTTACGCAGGGGCTTTGGGGCAAACCGGACGCGCCGGGGAAGCGCCAGCCTTGCCGGGGGTGCAGATTGCCGATTTGGGGGGAGGCGGCATGCTCTCGCTGGTTGGGATTCTGGCAGCAGTGGAAGGGCGACACCGCACCGGCGAAGGGCGTTTCGTGGATATTTCCATGACCGAGGGTGTGGCAAGTTGGCTAACCTATATGGCGGGTGATTATTTTGCTAGCGGTGAGACTCAGAAACGCGGAAGCGGTAGGTTAAACGGGGGGTTGCCAGAATATGGCGTGTACGAAACCTCAGACGGTAAATGGCTCACGGTGGGCGCACTTGAGGAGAAATTCTTCGAGCGCATGTGCAATTTGATAGAATTGCCTCAATATAAAAATGATGTGCAAAGCGAAGGCGCACGCGCGGATGAGATAAGAGCCGCCTTCACTACCCGCTTCAAACAGAAAACGCGAGAAGAATGGCTGTCGCTGCTGGCAGGAGAAGAAACCTGTGTGGGACCTGTTTACGAGATTGACGAGGCGCTCAACGACCCGCAAATGCAGGCGCGGGGCTTCGTAACAGAGATAGAGCATCCCAAAGCCGGGCTTATCAAGCAATTGGGCTGCCCAATGAAAATGGACGAGTTGCCCGCTAACGATGTATTGCGCGTACCGCCGCCTAGTTTTGGCGAGCATACCGCCGAATTACTCCGTGGGTTGGGCTTTTCTGCTGCTGAAATCGAGCGGTTGAAGAAAGAAAAAGCCATTTAG
- a CDS encoding glycosyltransferase family 87 protein gives MLFKQHKALIIPLLLSVIIFIIAWMANIATNTFFIDIGASNRIDKMYMPPDNNGFYIPETRQDAKPNEDNSFRWTSKEAILDLPEILLLTPWKATIKVSAPRPAEQPTTTLIISLADNRSVYELGQFPLPASADGKDITFAIPARYSLPNSSVDLLIESSTSFQPGNGDKRTLGLVLYNLKFEPDYTAYGIKDWGATLLLPLLVSLIALAIERWIRLFGAGLRLSSGIQIVAAIIMISSLISWQELVETAYLPWAITLWVTWLAFRLAQLFTERAPSVPAPFIYAACFMGVLPVVQVVFNRLDLNKWGDTAVVAAQTGALLLALAAYLFARKYFEPLLVWLFVIAAVISFACLNWIAVFDSFYHGFDFRVYYNPQVLMEQNGTPLFDLNDIIASPGSSVRTPPTFALLNWLLLRFYSADVQGALYVWRIVNELLLIPIIFILYKLTGTLKYRLPLVLFLVLNFRQLAFNMDLAQPNIVMLLFLALTAILIKNKRDTLSGAILAFPIWLKLLPGITAFYYLVERRWRGLLGLIAGSVVVNGLVIAAVGWDNVWYYYSKAMWGVNQPEIGLVGQSFWGFLGRMGVDEVQKSFTQDFPTALMPIGYAFSLCALGLTLFALWRNSSHDWQASLLKFNALLVTSMVISPFIWKHYTVMLLGAIVVMALYLSRIRSGWSLIVFSMAYGIMAFDQDFLFFPDRAYGLGRIASSTFFFALFALWALHISIILKYRPDTKTDTAQPAYEANKMVGISK, from the coding sequence ATGCTCTTTAAGCAACACAAGGCATTAATTATTCCTCTGCTTTTAAGTGTAATAATATTCATAATTGCGTGGATGGCGAATATTGCCACCAACACATTCTTTATAGACATAGGCGCATCAAACCGCATTGATAAAATGTATATGCCGCCCGACAATAACGGGTTTTATATCCCCGAAACGCGCCAAGATGCAAAACCCAATGAAGATAATTCCTTCCGCTGGACTAGCAAAGAAGCAATACTGGATTTGCCGGAGATATTGCTGCTTACTCCTTGGAAAGCCACCATCAAAGTAAGCGCACCACGCCCGGCGGAACAGCCTACCACCACCTTAATTATCAGCCTTGCCGATAACCGCAGCGTGTACGAGTTGGGGCAATTTCCCTTGCCCGCTTCCGCCGATGGCAAGGACATCACTTTCGCAATCCCGGCACGTTATTCGCTTCCCAATTCATCAGTAGATCTCTTGATAGAATCCAGCACAAGTTTCCAACCGGGCAACGGCGACAAACGCACGCTAGGTCTGGTTCTTTACAACCTCAAATTCGAGCCGGATTATACCGCTTACGGAATAAAGGACTGGGGGGCTACCCTACTACTGCCTTTACTGGTCAGCCTGATTGCGCTGGCGATTGAGAGATGGATACGGCTTTTTGGGGCAGGTTTACGCTTGAGCAGCGGGATTCAGATTGTTGCCGCCATTATCATGATTTCCAGCCTGATAAGCTGGCAAGAGTTGGTGGAAACCGCTTACTTGCCGTGGGCAATAACGCTGTGGGTAACATGGCTGGCTTTCCGATTGGCGCAACTCTTTACCGAACGTGCGCCCAGTGTACCCGCACCTTTTATATATGCAGCGTGTTTCATGGGAGTGCTGCCAGTAGTCCAAGTCGTTTTTAATCGCCTCGATTTGAATAAATGGGGCGATACGGCAGTAGTTGCAGCACAAACCGGGGCATTACTGCTTGCCCTCGCCGCCTATCTCTTTGCCCGCAAATATTTTGAACCGTTACTGGTATGGCTTTTTGTGATAGCGGCAGTGATTTCATTCGCTTGCCTCAACTGGATTGCGGTCTTTGACAGCTTTTATCACGGCTTCGACTTCCGGGTATATTATAACCCGCAAGTTTTGATGGAACAGAACGGCACACCGTTATTCGATCTCAATGATATTATAGCTTCGCCGGGATCATCGGTACGCACCCCCCCCACCTTCGCTTTACTAAACTGGCTTTTGCTACGTTTTTACAGTGCAGATGTGCAGGGTGCTTTATACGTATGGCGTATTGTCAACGAATTATTGCTAATCCCAATTATTTTCATCCTTTACAAGCTAACCGGAACGCTTAAATATCGCCTGCCGTTGGTACTGTTTTTGGTGCTGAACTTCCGCCAACTGGCATTTAACATGGATTTGGCACAGCCCAACATTGTAATGCTACTGTTTTTGGCATTGACCGCGATACTCATAAAAAATAAACGCGATACCCTTTCCGGCGCAATACTGGCTTTTCCCATCTGGCTAAAGTTATTGCCGGGTATAACCGCTTTCTATTATCTGGTAGAGCGACGCTGGCGCGGCTTACTCGGACTGATAGCCGGATCGGTGGTGGTAAACGGTCTGGTGATAGCGGCGGTGGGTTGGGATAACGTCTGGTATTACTACTCAAAAGCTATGTGGGGGGTAAATCAGCCTGAAATCGGGCTGGTGGGGCAATCTTTCTGGGGCTTTCTAGGGCGAATGGGCGTTGACGAGGTGCAGAAGAGCTTCACCCAAGACTTCCCCACTGCATTGATGCCAATTGGTTATGCCTTCAGCCTTTGTGCGCTAGGGCTTACTCTTTTCGCTCTCTGGCGCAACTCTTCCCACGATTGGCAAGCAAGTTTGCTCAAATTCAATGCGCTTTTAGTGACAAGCATGGTGATTTCGCCCTTTATATGGAAACACTATACGGTAATGCTTTTAGGTGCAATCGTGGTGATGGCGTTATATCTCAGTCGTATTCGCTCCGGTTGGTCGCTGATTGTCTTTAGCATGGCTTACGGGATAATGGCTTTCGATCAGGATTTTCTGTTCTTCCCCGATAGAGCCTACGGATTAGGGCGAATTGCCAGTAGTACGTTCTTTTTCGCGCTCTTCGCGCTATGGGCGCTCCATATCAGCATAATTCTAAAATACCGCCCTGACACAAAAACAGACACAGCCCAACCCGCCTACGAAGCAAACAAAATGGTGGGTATTTCCAAGTGA